From the Rhodococcus sp. NBC_00297 genome, one window contains:
- a CDS encoding transcriptional regulator — translation MTEDRGPEPRFDAVIHAPVRLRICGLLRRVDEIDFAIIRDTLEISDASLSKHLRALSDAGYVSTKKTTSLSRGDSRLVTWVELTRVGRDAFDSHIAELGLIAHGRPEQSTARQPLSTRLPHFGPTPEFG, via the coding sequence GTGACCGAGGATCGCGGCCCCGAACCACGATTCGATGCCGTCATCCACGCACCGGTCCGGCTGCGCATCTGCGGGCTTCTACGCCGAGTCGACGAGATCGATTTCGCCATCATCCGCGACACCCTCGAGATCAGTGATGCGTCTCTGTCCAAACATCTCCGAGCTCTGTCGGACGCGGGCTACGTGTCGACGAAGAAGACGACATCACTCTCCCGCGGCGACTCGCGACTGGTGACGTGGGTCGAGCTGACCCGGGTCGGTCGCGATGCTTTCGACTCTCACATCGCAGAACTCGGACTCATCGCGCACGGTCGCCCGGAACAGTCGACGGCTCGGCAACCACTGTCGACGAGACTTCCCCACTTCGGACCGACACCCGAATTCGGCTGA
- a CDS encoding maleylpyruvate isomerase N-terminal domain-containing protein translates to MTPPRETADRHRAVAATFTTLVESTSAWDAPAPVDGWTARDVVAHLVDWFPAFLTTATGLELDHGRSPLQDPVDAWRVHSDAVQRVLDGPDAATPFHHPMIGEMPLPAAVGQFYVPDVFMHSWDLAAAGGQDLSLDADYCAELVDGMRPIEELMRSSGQYGPAVAVPDDADDQTRLLGFIGRDPHFLGR, encoded by the coding sequence ATGACACCGCCGCGCGAGACCGCCGACCGTCACCGCGCCGTCGCCGCGACCTTCACCACGCTCGTCGAGTCCACGTCGGCCTGGGATGCCCCGGCGCCCGTGGACGGTTGGACCGCACGTGATGTGGTGGCGCACCTCGTCGACTGGTTCCCGGCGTTTCTGACGACGGCCACCGGGCTGGAACTCGATCATGGGCGCTCACCACTCCAGGACCCGGTCGATGCCTGGCGTGTCCACAGCGACGCCGTGCAGAGAGTGCTGGACGGGCCGGACGCCGCGACCCCGTTCCACCATCCGATGATCGGCGAGATGCCACTTCCCGCGGCGGTCGGCCAGTTCTACGTACCCGACGTCTTCATGCACTCGTGGGACCTCGCCGCGGCCGGCGGGCAGGACCTCTCACTCGACGCCGACTACTGCGCCGAACTGGTCGACGGCATGCGGCCGATCGAGGAGCTCATGCGGTCGTCCGGCCAGTACGGGCCGGCTGTCGCCGTACCCGACGACGCCGACGATCAGACGAGGCTACTCGGATTCATCGGGCGCGATCCGCATTTCCTCGGGCGCTGA
- a CDS encoding SDR family oxidoreductase — MSQNPRVAVVTGAARGIGKSIAERLGRDGLHVVVADLPGSKDGVDETVETIVGAGGVATGAAVDVVDESSVESLVRTAVDAGGRLDVFVANAGIAQVEELLKYDSADFDKIFDVNVKGIFNSYRAAANQFIAQGGGGKIIGAASIVAFRPFALLGPYSATKWAVRGLTQAAAMEWAEHGITVNAYGPGIVGTAMWDLIDEKLAAKHGQQKGEALAENAQSILLGRVSVPDDVAKLVSFMASPDSDYVTGQTMLVDGGIQFS; from the coding sequence ATGAGCCAGAACCCACGCGTCGCCGTCGTCACCGGAGCAGCCCGAGGAATCGGTAAGAGCATTGCCGAACGCCTGGGCCGAGACGGTCTTCACGTCGTCGTCGCCGACCTGCCTGGTTCGAAGGACGGTGTCGACGAGACCGTCGAGACGATCGTCGGTGCCGGCGGTGTGGCCACGGGCGCCGCGGTCGACGTCGTGGACGAATCCTCGGTCGAATCGTTGGTGCGTACCGCGGTGGACGCAGGCGGGCGCCTCGACGTCTTCGTCGCGAATGCCGGAATCGCCCAGGTCGAGGAGCTGCTGAAATACGACAGCGCCGACTTCGACAAAATCTTCGACGTCAACGTCAAAGGCATCTTCAATTCCTACCGAGCCGCGGCCAACCAGTTCATCGCGCAGGGAGGCGGCGGCAAGATCATCGGCGCGGCCTCGATCGTCGCGTTCCGACCCTTCGCACTTCTCGGCCCCTACTCGGCGACGAAGTGGGCCGTACGCGGTCTCACCCAGGCCGCGGCCATGGAGTGGGCCGAACACGGCATCACCGTCAATGCCTACGGCCCCGGCATCGTCGGCACGGCGATGTGGGATCTCATCGACGAGAAGCTCGCCGCGAAGCACGGCCAGCAGAAGGGCGAGGCGCTCGCCGAGAACGCCCAGTCGATCCTGCTGGGCCGAGTATCGGTGCCCGACGATGTGGCGAAGCTCGTGAGCTTCATGGCATCTCCGGATTCCGACTACGTCACGGGTCAGACGATGCTCGTGGACGGTGGCATCCAGTTCTCCTGA
- a CDS encoding IclR family transcriptional regulator, with the protein MLDDDRIPRDPPTPDVPTRLRRAGAGGVATVEKTLAVLEVVADRGGATAKEVSEVLGFPLPTTYRLLQVLVGCDYLVHLRARQRFELGYKLARLGVSLHRQVGVPVPVRQRISKLHETLGTASYFAVYRGSDVVVAHVADCATHPRITPLNFGFHEAGHATAFGKILLAAMSREDAAEYLDTHGTERLTSTTITDRDELEHHLAEVSRRGVAWEREEFVPTKACAAVAVHDASGAVMGAAAISTPDREVDRRRAAEVEHALRSAANEISRWLRTG; encoded by the coding sequence GTGCTCGACGACGATCGAATTCCCCGTGATCCCCCGACCCCCGACGTCCCGACGCGGTTGCGGCGCGCCGGAGCCGGCGGAGTCGCCACGGTGGAGAAGACCCTCGCCGTGCTCGAGGTGGTGGCCGATCGCGGCGGCGCCACCGCCAAGGAGGTCTCCGAGGTGCTGGGCTTCCCGCTGCCCACGACCTACCGTCTGCTGCAGGTACTCGTCGGTTGCGACTACCTCGTTCATCTCCGAGCGCGACAGCGGTTCGAGCTGGGATACAAGTTGGCTCGTCTCGGTGTCAGCCTGCATCGCCAGGTCGGCGTGCCTGTGCCGGTGCGGCAGCGTATCTCGAAGCTGCACGAGACACTGGGGACGGCAAGCTACTTCGCCGTCTACCGCGGGTCCGACGTTGTGGTGGCGCATGTCGCCGACTGCGCCACCCACCCCCGCATCACGCCGCTGAACTTTGGTTTCCACGAGGCCGGGCACGCGACTGCCTTCGGCAAGATCCTGCTCGCTGCGATGTCCCGCGAGGACGCAGCCGAGTACCTCGACACCCATGGCACCGAACGGCTCACGTCCACGACCATCACCGACCGCGACGAACTGGAACACCACCTCGCCGAGGTGTCCCGTCGTGGGGTGGCATGGGAGCGTGAGGAATTCGTTCCGACGAAAGCGTGCGCTGCAGTGGCTGTCCATGATGCGTCGGGTGCGGTCATGGGAGCCGCGGCCATCAGCACCCCCGATCGGGAAGTGGACCGTCGACGGGCGGCCGAGGTGGAGCACGCGTTGCGGTCCGCGGCGAACGAGATCAGCCGGTGGTTGCGCACCGGCTGA
- a CDS encoding nuclear transport factor 2 family protein has translation MAESIEQLMHANLLQVFGERDPAARRAAIARTYTEDVVFSDAEARVQGHDALDAKVQAILDDAPGFVFTADGSVHLMQDAGYLAWALGPEGSDPVVRGADVGIVRDGLLAQVYTVILT, from the coding sequence ATGGCAGAGTCGATCGAGCAGCTGATGCACGCCAACCTCCTGCAGGTCTTCGGCGAACGGGACCCCGCGGCGAGGCGGGCCGCCATCGCGCGGACGTACACCGAGGACGTCGTCTTCTCCGATGCCGAGGCTCGGGTGCAGGGCCACGACGCACTCGATGCCAAGGTGCAGGCGATCCTCGACGACGCACCGGGATTCGTGTTCACCGCGGACGGCAGCGTTCACCTCATGCAGGACGCCGGCTACCTGGCGTGGGCACTCGGACCCGAGGGCTCCGATCCCGTCGTCCGCGGAGCCGATGTCGGCATCGTTCGCGACGGCCTCCTGGCACAGGTCTACACCGTCATCCTCACCTGA
- a CDS encoding MarR family winged helix-turn-helix transcriptional regulator, translating into MTEYDVASESPYAFLGEEETRAWYAYMKVHLRLRYEMDHQLRGDHGISLADYDVLVALVSDPERTLSVSDLATRIGSERSRVSHQLRSLSARGLVTLATDPDDRRVTRVALSDRGNDTLADVSPRHIDFVRSVFFDALTPPQVQEMSTMFEGIYDQLIRHGTLPRPVDHP; encoded by the coding sequence ATGACCGAGTACGACGTGGCATCCGAGTCTCCTTACGCCTTTCTCGGCGAGGAGGAGACACGGGCCTGGTACGCCTACATGAAGGTGCACCTGCGGCTGCGCTACGAGATGGATCACCAGCTGCGCGGCGATCACGGCATCTCCCTGGCCGACTACGACGTACTGGTGGCGCTGGTCAGCGATCCCGAGCGCACGCTCTCGGTGTCCGACCTCGCCACCCGCATCGGCTCCGAGCGCAGCAGGGTCTCGCATCAGCTCCGCAGCCTGAGCGCACGGGGACTCGTGACCCTGGCGACCGACCCCGACGACCGTCGAGTGACCCGAGTTGCACTGTCCGACAGAGGTAACGACACCCTCGCCGATGTCTCGCCGCGACACATCGACTTCGTGCGGTCCGTCTTCTTCGATGCCCTCACTCCCCCTCAGGTGCAGGAGATGTCGACGATGTTCGAGGGCATCTACGACCAGTTGATCCGACACGGGACACTGCCCCGGCCTGTCGACCATCCGTGA
- a CDS encoding sigma-70 family RNA polymerase sigma factor: MTTAEYASPRRARPPFLDVDRSDRAATEAKAAALDRDLRDRCGVLLGLIASGDDRAMVELMLVTRPVVFAAALRVLGDRARAEDTAQETYFQVWTSAGTFDSDRGTPHAWLATLARRRAIDRSRSDTASARRDTAYTASHFDRAHDGVWEAVWTNADNDLLTKALIELTSLQRTAVDLVYFQGLSCREAAERLGVPHATVKTRVRDAVLRLRLHLARTA; this comes from the coding sequence ATGACCACGGCGGAGTACGCATCTCCGCGACGAGCGCGCCCACCATTTCTCGATGTCGATCGGTCCGATCGTGCAGCGACCGAGGCGAAGGCCGCTGCGCTGGACCGAGACCTTCGCGACCGATGCGGTGTCCTGCTCGGCCTGATCGCCTCCGGGGACGACCGCGCGATGGTCGAACTGATGCTGGTCACTCGACCCGTGGTGTTCGCAGCGGCGTTGCGAGTTCTCGGAGACCGTGCGCGCGCCGAGGACACGGCTCAGGAGACGTACTTCCAGGTGTGGACCTCGGCCGGAACGTTCGACTCCGACCGAGGGACACCTCACGCCTGGTTGGCGACTCTCGCGCGCCGACGAGCGATCGACCGTTCGCGCTCCGACACGGCGTCGGCGAGGCGGGACACGGCGTACACCGCATCGCATTTCGACCGCGCTCACGACGGCGTCTGGGAAGCGGTGTGGACGAACGCCGACAACGATCTGCTGACGAAGGCGCTGATCGAACTGACCAGTCTGCAGAGAACCGCTGTCGACCTGGTCTACTTCCAGGGCCTGTCGTGCCGCGAAGCAGCCGAGCGGCTCGGCGTACCTCATGCCACCGTCAAGACCCGCGTGCGAGACGCCGTGCTGCGCTTGCGACTTCACCTCGCGCGCACCGCCTGA
- a CDS encoding alpha/beta fold hydrolase, with the protein MAVTALVLAGCAQPRTEPDLSSVHGQDVAFESCDGYAVTSADATAFAADPTFECAHVTVPLDYDDPDGRTAQIALLKAPARGERIGSLLLNPGGPGGPGMSMAAAGATTLADSRVTEHFDLIGFDPRGVGASTPAIDCFTDAENDAGEAYTTVLTGSRTLTEDDSRRLVERCAERSGGDDVLSAVGTRDAARDMDILREVLGDEKLSYLGQSYGTRLGAVYAEMFPQNVRAMVLDGAIDPAQSTADRRVDQFTGFQRSFDEMAASCAASPDCPLGPDPSRAVERFQDIVRPLVENPIVTESGRRLDFDAAYGAVVAGLYDSTVWPVIIRGIAEVTAGQGDTLLKILDVFGGRDEDGTHPNFSEALYAVNCMDEDRNTPEEEVELKRRIQEIAPFTDAGLGPEGARDPCEFWPAEPTLGIPYAQDVEGVPDTLTISITGDPSTPYEGGVNLADTLGGTLLPVDGEQHTVAISGANACVNDIVADYLVELATPEAGTRCTL; encoded by the coding sequence GTGGCAGTCACTGCGCTGGTGCTCGCCGGGTGTGCGCAACCGCGGACCGAGCCGGATCTGAGCAGTGTTCACGGCCAGGACGTGGCCTTCGAATCGTGCGACGGGTACGCGGTGACATCGGCCGATGCCACTGCGTTCGCCGCCGACCCGACCTTCGAGTGTGCTCACGTGACCGTGCCGTTGGACTACGACGATCCCGACGGTCGGACGGCGCAGATCGCCCTGCTGAAGGCACCCGCGCGGGGTGAGCGAATCGGGTCACTGCTGCTCAATCCGGGTGGGCCCGGTGGGCCGGGAATGAGCATGGCCGCCGCGGGTGCGACGACCTTGGCGGACAGTCGCGTGACCGAACACTTCGACCTGATCGGCTTCGATCCTCGCGGGGTCGGTGCGTCGACACCGGCGATCGACTGTTTCACCGATGCCGAGAACGACGCCGGCGAGGCGTACACCACGGTGCTGACCGGCTCGAGAACGCTGACGGAGGACGACTCGCGTCGCCTGGTCGAACGCTGCGCCGAGCGCTCGGGCGGCGACGACGTCCTCTCGGCGGTCGGAACTCGAGATGCCGCGCGGGACATGGACATTCTGCGAGAGGTGCTCGGCGACGAGAAACTGAGCTACCTCGGTCAGAGTTACGGAACGAGACTGGGAGCGGTGTACGCCGAGATGTTCCCTCAGAACGTGCGCGCCATGGTCCTGGACGGCGCCATCGACCCCGCTCAGAGCACGGCCGACCGCAGAGTCGACCAGTTCACCGGCTTCCAGCGCTCGTTCGACGAGATGGCCGCGTCCTGTGCGGCGTCTCCGGACTGTCCGCTGGGCCCCGATCCGAGCAGGGCGGTCGAGAGGTTCCAGGACATCGTCAGGCCTCTCGTCGAGAATCCCATCGTCACCGAGAGCGGTCGGCGCCTCGACTTCGACGCTGCATACGGAGCGGTGGTCGCGGGACTCTACGACTCGACGGTGTGGCCTGTCATCATCCGAGGGATAGCCGAGGTCACTGCGGGACAGGGAGACACGTTGCTGAAGATCCTCGACGTGTTCGGCGGCCGCGACGAGGACGGCACCCACCCCAACTTCAGCGAAGCGCTCTACGCCGTCAATTGCATGGACGAGGACCGCAACACACCGGAGGAGGAAGTCGAGCTCAAACGGAGAATTCAGGAGATCGCGCCGTTCACGGACGCGGGACTCGGTCCGGAGGGAGCTCGTGATCCGTGCGAGTTCTGGCCGGCCGAGCCGACACTCGGAATTCCCTACGCACAGGATGTCGAGGGCGTTCCCGACACTCTGACGATCTCGATCACGGGTGATCCGTCCACGCCCTACGAAGGAGGTGTGAACCTCGCGGACACTCTGGGCGGAACGCTGCTCCCCGTGGACGGCGAGCAGCACACCGTCGCGATCTCCGGTGCGAATGCCTGCGTGAACGACATCGTGGCCGACTATCTCGTCGAGCTGGCCACACCCGAGGCAGGGACTCGCTGCACCCTCTGA
- a CDS encoding S9 family peptidase, which yields MTTAPDLIAIDDLFGPPAAVGARISPEGNRIAFLAPWRNRLNVWVQDIAPDLSAVGDARCVSADETRSVMKFEWTDDPRWLLYLQDSGGDENHHVFRVDLDDPCSPAVDLTPFPGARAVGLLPVRGSTGSYTVMLNARNPAEFDLHRIDVATGEITMIGRSAGTDRLLMLADGDILVEQETTDDGHLLLSRVTPSGTRTPIASIDATDYPIGITPTEMTPDGTGLWMGSTRGRDLTHLVRVDLDTGEETVVDSHPTLELDAARRAVEQTLSPLICDAETGDLLGVRYLGERQEIRVLDPRFGEILRALEQLSDGDVGALSSDRSGLRWTVSFVHDRDPAVTFLYDHTAGASRQLFRPYPHLEPTAMAPMEPVTIEARDGRALPSFLTLPLGVDPTALPLVLFVHGGPWYRDSWGFDSVVQMLANRGYAVLQVNFRGSTGYGKAHTNAAVGEFAGAMHDDLVDAVEWAVQQGYADRERVAIMGGSYGGYAALVGATFTPDVFTAAVDLVGISDLANFMRTQPSFLRASLVNNWYRFVGDPSDPEQEADMLARSPISRLDASMAPLLIAQGANDPRVTRAESDNVVATLRSCGVHVDYLVFDDEGHGFVNPENTIAFYSEVERFLAQHLGGREHSASPSSVHAPSGSLS from the coding sequence ATGACCACTGCACCCGATCTGATCGCGATCGACGACCTCTTCGGCCCGCCCGCCGCGGTCGGTGCCCGAATCTCTCCGGAAGGCAACAGAATCGCCTTCCTCGCACCGTGGAGGAACAGGCTCAACGTCTGGGTGCAGGACATCGCCCCGGATCTCTCCGCCGTGGGTGATGCACGATGCGTGAGCGCTGACGAGACCCGCAGCGTCATGAAGTTCGAGTGGACCGACGACCCCCGGTGGCTGCTGTACCTGCAGGACAGTGGAGGCGACGAGAACCACCACGTGTTCCGTGTCGATCTCGACGATCCCTGCAGTCCCGCCGTCGATCTCACGCCGTTCCCCGGCGCTCGTGCTGTCGGACTCCTGCCGGTGCGCGGGAGTACAGGCAGCTACACGGTGATGCTCAACGCGCGGAACCCTGCCGAGTTCGACCTTCACAGGATCGACGTCGCGACCGGTGAGATCACCATGATCGGGCGCAGCGCCGGAACGGACCGATTGCTGATGCTCGCGGATGGCGACATTCTCGTCGAGCAGGAGACGACCGACGACGGCCACCTGCTCCTGTCCCGGGTCACCCCGTCGGGAACACGGACTCCGATCGCGTCGATCGACGCCACGGACTACCCGATCGGGATCACCCCGACCGAGATGACCCCGGACGGTACAGGCTTGTGGATGGGCTCGACCCGCGGGCGCGATCTGACTCACCTCGTGCGCGTCGACCTCGACACCGGCGAGGAGACCGTCGTCGACTCGCACCCGACGTTGGAACTCGACGCAGCCCGCCGCGCTGTCGAACAGACATTGTCGCCCCTGATCTGCGACGCCGAGACCGGCGACCTGCTCGGGGTGCGATACCTGGGCGAGCGTCAGGAGATACGGGTGCTCGACCCGCGCTTCGGAGAGATCCTGCGCGCACTCGAACAGCTCTCGGACGGCGATGTCGGCGCACTGTCCTCGGACCGGAGCGGACTGCGCTGGACCGTCAGCTTCGTGCACGATCGGGATCCCGCTGTCACCTTTCTCTACGACCACACCGCGGGTGCGAGCCGCCAGTTGTTCCGTCCGTACCCGCATCTCGAGCCGACCGCGATGGCGCCGATGGAACCGGTGACCATCGAGGCGCGCGACGGGCGTGCGCTGCCGTCTTTCCTGACGTTGCCTCTCGGCGTCGACCCGACCGCGCTGCCGCTGGTGCTGTTCGTGCACGGCGGCCCCTGGTATCGCGACTCGTGGGGCTTCGATTCCGTCGTGCAGATGCTCGCCAACCGCGGGTATGCCGTGCTGCAGGTCAACTTCCGCGGTTCCACCGGCTACGGGAAGGCTCACACCAACGCCGCGGTGGGGGAATTCGCGGGCGCGATGCACGACGACCTGGTCGACGCGGTGGAGTGGGCCGTACAGCAGGGGTACGCCGATCGTGAGCGCGTCGCGATCATGGGCGGCTCGTACGGCGGGTACGCCGCGTTGGTCGGCGCGACCTTCACCCCCGACGTGTTCACCGCGGCGGTCGATCTGGTCGGCATCTCGGACCTCGCCAACTTCATGAGGACACAACCGTCCTTTCTCCGGGCCAGCCTGGTCAACAACTGGTACCGGTTCGTCGGCGACCCGAGTGACCCGGAGCAGGAAGCGGACATGCTCGCGCGGTCCCCGATCAGCCGTCTCGACGCGTCCATGGCGCCCCTGCTCATCGCGCAGGGAGCCAACGACCCTCGTGTCACCAGAGCCGAGTCCGACAACGTCGTCGCCACCCTCCGCTCGTGTGGGGTCCACGTCGACTACCTCGTCTTCGACGACGAAGGACACGGGTTCGTCAACCCCGAGAACACCATCGCGTTCTACAGCGAGGTCGAGCGGTTCCTCGCCCAGCACCTTGGTGGGCGCGAGCATTCCGCGAGTCCCTCGTCCGTCCACGCACCGAGCGGGTCGCTGTCGTGA
- a CDS encoding DUF3159 domain-containing protein, which translates to MTNPPHDSTQDAPTTDAGARVVDSLGGTSGMIRTAIPVIVFVVANAVWTLPVAIGAAVLVALGLTVHRVRGGESIAGASGGLVGVLAAGAVAAMSGSASGYFLLGIWTSLVAGVVVLASVLIRRPVTGLLWNALHGNRYAWRRNSSVRRAHDVATLTFAVLFGARYLVQDWLYDTDATGWLAVARIAMGAPLFAVAVVVTVWAFRRSTTHFVR; encoded by the coding sequence ATGACGAACCCGCCGCACGACAGCACGCAGGACGCACCGACCACCGATGCCGGCGCGAGGGTGGTGGACAGTCTGGGTGGCACCAGCGGCATGATCCGCACCGCGATACCGGTGATCGTGTTCGTCGTCGCGAACGCCGTCTGGACGCTGCCGGTCGCGATCGGCGCCGCGGTGCTCGTCGCACTGGGACTGACCGTCCATCGCGTCCGAGGTGGTGAGTCGATCGCCGGGGCGAGCGGCGGTCTCGTCGGCGTTCTCGCCGCCGGCGCCGTCGCGGCGATGAGTGGCAGTGCGAGCGGCTACTTCCTTCTCGGCATCTGGACCAGCCTGGTGGCCGGCGTCGTGGTACTCGCATCGGTGTTGATCCGCAGACCGGTGACCGGCCTGCTGTGGAACGCGCTGCACGGCAACCGATATGCATGGCGACGGAACTCCTCGGTGCGCCGCGCCCACGACGTCGCCACTCTCACCTTCGCGGTGCTCTTCGGTGCCCGGTACCTCGTGCAGGACTGGCTGTACGACACCGACGCCACCGGCTGGCTCGCCGTCGCGAGAATCGCGATGGGTGCGCCGTTGTTCGCGGTCGCCGTGGTGGTCACCGTCTGGGCGTTCCGGCGTTCGACCACCCACTTCGTCCGTTGA
- a CDS encoding alpha/beta hydrolase, with protein sequence MPDLEWASCPDDVGDPAEEPSRLQCASVPVPIDYDDPDAGQIDVMISRLPSQKPEERRGVLLLNPGGPGGTGLDQPTFLVNRGMPQSVLDSYDLIGMDTRGVGHSSPISCGFTDDLHYYGAVPPYAYDQAAFDEQVRTAREVARRCAAEDDGLLRHVSTANMARDLDRVRAALGEDTASFLGYSYGSALGAAYASMFPESTDRIVLDSNIGDTHLDRAGMRRYSRGMEDTFPDLARWMAERHDRYGLGATEDEVRATYFDIASRLDATPVNGVDGRSFRLATFVTLYNPATYETAADAWVSYRDGLAAGQGGDLPQGAPVPSAGDNSWSVFLAVTCNDVEWPHDVTTYESAVATDRVDYPLFGAAAANIMPCAFWAHAPTEPPVSIDSDGPTNILIAQHRRDPVTPSSGGELLDEHFGDRSRLLTVDGSGHGVFALGTNPCAQEVVTDYLVDGTMPEKDAQCPRATQCPRATQ encoded by the coding sequence ATGCCCGACCTCGAGTGGGCCTCATGTCCCGACGACGTCGGTGACCCAGCGGAGGAACCGTCGCGCCTGCAGTGCGCGTCGGTGCCCGTGCCGATCGACTACGACGACCCCGATGCTGGACAGATCGACGTCATGATCTCTCGGCTGCCCTCCCAGAAGCCGGAGGAACGGCGAGGGGTGCTGTTGCTCAACCCGGGCGGCCCCGGTGGTACGGGGCTCGACCAACCGACGTTCCTGGTGAATCGGGGCATGCCGCAGTCCGTGCTGGACAGTTACGACCTCATCGGCATGGACACCCGTGGGGTGGGCCATTCCAGTCCCATCAGCTGCGGCTTCACCGACGACCTGCACTACTACGGCGCAGTCCCGCCGTACGCGTACGACCAGGCTGCCTTCGACGAGCAGGTTCGTACTGCGAGAGAAGTCGCGCGCCGGTGCGCCGCCGAGGACGACGGCCTGCTGCGCCACGTGAGCACCGCGAACATGGCGCGGGACCTCGACCGCGTCCGAGCTGCTCTCGGCGAGGACACCGCGAGCTTCCTCGGCTACTCCTACGGCTCGGCGCTGGGCGCGGCCTATGCGTCGATGTTCCCCGAGAGCACCGACCGAATCGTGTTGGACAGCAACATCGGTGACACCCATCTCGATCGAGCCGGGATGCGGCGCTATTCCCGAGGAATGGAAGACACCTTCCCGGATCTCGCCCGGTGGATGGCCGAGCGTCACGACCGATACGGTCTCGGTGCGACCGAGGACGAGGTGCGGGCGACGTACTTCGACATCGCCTCCAGGCTCGATGCCACGCCCGTGAACGGGGTCGACGGTCGCTCGTTCCGTCTGGCCACCTTCGTCACGCTGTACAACCCGGCGACGTACGAGACTGCGGCCGATGCGTGGGTCTCGTACCGGGACGGCCTCGCGGCGGGTCAGGGTGGGGACCTTCCGCAGGGGGCTCCAGTACCGTCGGCCGGCGACAACTCGTGGTCCGTCTTCCTGGCGGTCACCTGCAACGACGTCGAGTGGCCGCACGACGTGACCACCTACGAGAGTGCCGTCGCCACCGACAGGGTCGACTACCCGCTGTTCGGCGCAGCGGCGGCGAACATCATGCCGTGCGCGTTCTGGGCCCATGCCCCGACCGAACCCCCGGTCTCCATCGACTCCGACGGACCGACGAACATCCTCATCGCGCAGCATCGACGTGATCCGGTCACGCCCTCGAGCGGCGGTGAACTGCTCGACGAGCACTTCGGAGATCGTTCCCGGCTGCTCACCGTCGACGGCAGTGGGCACGGTGTCTTCGCACTCGGAACCAACCCCTGCGCGCAGGAGGTGGTCACCGACTATCTCGTCGACGGCACCATGCCGGAGAAGGACGCCCAGTGTCCTCGGGCGACGCAGTGTCCTCGGGCGACGCAGTGA
- a CDS encoding TetR/AcrR family transcriptional regulator, with protein sequence MPTPEEPGPDTRARILIAACEMIGEDPASTLSVRSVAARAGVSMGSLRHHFPTQRALREAVLATIYDVVTPDADVIHDRSIPARDRLVRCLEQVLVPAVGAQARRALISTVEAFAVPEPTADIRAAYASFAEEAHRRVEQWLDILAAEGAAPQGDQSLNAAFLNTVLDGLFWDRAMPTDPATLHRATAILQHAVDSVLTPP encoded by the coding sequence ATGCCGACACCGGAGGAACCCGGCCCGGACACGCGGGCGCGGATACTCATCGCTGCCTGCGAGATGATCGGTGAGGACCCGGCGTCGACACTCAGCGTGCGATCGGTCGCCGCGCGCGCCGGAGTGAGCATGGGTTCTCTCCGTCATCACTTCCCCACCCAGCGCGCACTGCGCGAGGCCGTTCTCGCCACGATCTACGACGTGGTGACACCGGACGCCGACGTCATCCACGACCGATCGATACCGGCTCGGGATCGCCTCGTGCGCTGCCTCGAGCAGGTCCTGGTGCCTGCCGTCGGTGCGCAGGCGCGGCGCGCGTTGATCAGCACCGTCGAGGCGTTCGCAGTACCCGAACCCACCGCAGACATCCGAGCCGCCTACGCGTCCTTCGCCGAGGAAGCGCACCGGAGAGTCGAGCAGTGGCTCGACATTCTCGCCGCCGAAGGTGCAGCGCCACAGGGTGATCAGTCGCTGAACGCCGCGTTCCTCAACACGGTTCTCGACGGCCTGTTCTGGGACCGGGCGATGCCCACCGATCCCGCCACGCTGCACCGAGCGACCGCCATTCTCCAGCATGCAGTGGATTCGGTCCTCACGCCGCCGTGA